Proteins encoded by one window of Halomonas sp. SH5A2:
- the pyrH gene encoding UMP kinase, producing the protein MSRDVQEPLTSLSSKSKTDGSKSKYKRILLKLSGEALMGEHDFGIDPKVLDRMALEIGQLVGIGVQVGIVIGGGNLFRGAALNEAGMDRVTGDHMGMLATVMNALAMRDALERSNIRSRVMSAIPMSGVVEHYDRRTAIRYLTSGDVVLFSAGTGNPFFTTDSAACLRGIEVDVDVVIKATKVDGVYNKDPVKHPDAVKYEQLSYDDALEQKLGVMDLTAICLVRDHDMPVRVFDMNKPGALLNLVVGGKEGTLIDRG; encoded by the coding sequence ATGTCGCGTGATGTTCAAGAACCGCTTACCTCCCTGTCTAGCAAATCGAAAACCGACGGTTCCAAGTCAAAATACAAACGTATTTTGCTCAAGCTGTCGGGTGAAGCGCTGATGGGAGAGCATGACTTTGGCATTGACCCGAAGGTGCTGGATCGGATGGCGCTGGAAATTGGCCAGCTAGTGGGTATTGGCGTTCAAGTGGGTATCGTCATTGGCGGTGGTAATTTGTTTCGCGGCGCGGCGCTTAATGAAGCCGGTATGGACCGCGTCACCGGTGATCATATGGGCATGCTGGCAACGGTGATGAATGCCCTGGCGATGCGTGATGCGCTGGAACGTTCCAATATTCGCTCGCGAGTGATGTCGGCAATCCCCATGAGCGGGGTGGTCGAGCATTATGATCGGCGCACGGCGATTCGCTATTTGACGTCCGGTGACGTGGTGTTGTTTTCAGCCGGTACCGGCAATCCTTTCTTTACCACTGACTCGGCTGCCTGCCTGCGGGGTATCGAGGTTGACGTTGATGTGGTGATCAAAGCGACCAAGGTCGACGGCGTCTACAATAAAGACCCGGTAAAACACCCTGATGCCGTCAAGTATGAACAGCTTTCCTATGATGATGCGCTTGAACAAAAGCTTGGCGTTATGGATTTGACCGCTATCTGCCTGGTACGTGACCATGACATGCCAGTGCGGGTGTTTGATATGAACAAGCCTGGTGCCCTGCTAAATTTAGTAGTTGGGGGCAAGGAAGGCACGCTGATAGACAGAGGGTAA
- the frr gene encoding ribosome recycling factor — translation MINDIQKDAASRMKKSVEALHSNFNKIRTGRAHPSILDAVTVDYYGGQVPLNQVASVNVEDARTLTISPWEQSMVQKIEKAIMTSDLGLNPASAGNVIRVPMPMLTEETRKGYIKQARSEAEHARVAVRNVRRDANGDFKSLLKDKEITEDDQREGEDAIQKLTDKYIAEIDQALASKEHDLMQV, via the coding sequence GTGATTAATGACATTCAGAAAGATGCCGCGTCGCGCATGAAAAAAAGTGTCGAGGCGCTGCACAGCAACTTTAACAAGATTCGTACCGGGCGTGCCCATCCGAGCATTCTAGATGCGGTTACGGTGGACTATTACGGTGGTCAGGTGCCGCTGAATCAGGTGGCTTCGGTCAACGTTGAAGACGCACGGACGCTGACGATTTCGCCATGGGAACAGAGCATGGTGCAGAAAATCGAAAAGGCAATCATGACCTCTGACCTGGGTTTGAATCCGGCAAGCGCAGGCAACGTTATCCGCGTGCCGATGCCAATGCTCACCGAAGAGACCCGCAAAGGCTATATCAAGCAGGCTCGCAGTGAAGCTGAGCACGCGCGTGTCGCGGTGCGCAACGTGCGCCGCGATGCCAATGGCGACTTCAAGTCGTTATTAAAAGACAAAGAGATAACCGAAGACGATCAGCGTGAAGGCGAAGATGCGATTCAAAAGCTGACCGATAAATATATCGCTGAGATCGACCAGGCACTCGCTTCAAAAGAACACGACCTGATGCAAGTATAA
- the uppS gene encoding polyprenyl diphosphate synthase — translation MTSPQLPGQRPDDANAMEVEQDSLPSHVAIIMDGNNRWARARGLSGARGHRAGVEAVRAVIQRAAERGVETLSLFAFSSENWKRPATEVNALMELFLMALKREVKKLHERNIRLSIIGEQRGFSHAIQKHIQRAESLTANNTGMHLVIAANYGGQWDIAQAARRLAEQAVAGEISPSAIDEVQMDQAMGEGAYVPPIDLCIRTSGEQRLSNFMLWQLAYAELHFSPLLWPDFHAQAFDDALADFCRRQRRFGMTDEQLEAQGA, via the coding sequence ATGACGTCACCGCAGCTCCCCGGACAACGACCGGACGATGCCAACGCGATGGAGGTAGAGCAGGATTCGTTGCCGTCCCATGTGGCCATTATCATGGACGGTAATAATCGCTGGGCACGTGCGCGTGGCCTTTCAGGTGCGCGCGGGCACCGCGCAGGTGTAGAGGCCGTCAGGGCGGTTATTCAGCGTGCGGCCGAGCGTGGGGTCGAAACGCTTAGCCTGTTCGCCTTCTCAAGCGAAAACTGGAAGCGGCCAGCAACGGAAGTCAATGCGCTGATGGAGCTTTTTCTGATGGCCCTCAAGCGCGAGGTCAAGAAGCTGCACGAGCGTAATATCCGCCTGTCGATTATCGGCGAGCAGCGTGGTTTTTCCCATGCGATTCAGAAGCATATTCAGCGTGCCGAATCGCTGACCGCCAACAATACCGGCATGCACCTGGTGATTGCCGCGAATTACGGCGGCCAGTGGGATATTGCTCAGGCGGCTCGCCGACTGGCTGAACAGGCGGTCGCGGGGGAAATCTCCCCATCCGCTATTGACGAAGTCCAGATGGACCAGGCGATGGGTGAGGGTGCTTATGTTCCACCCATCGATTTGTGCATTCGGACCAGCGGTGAACAGCGGCTGTCGAATTTCATGCTCTGGCAACTGGCTTACGCCGAGCTGCACTTTTCGCCGTTACTCTGGCCCGATTTCCATGCCCAGGCTTTCGATGACGCCCTGGCTGATTTCTGTCGCCGGCAGCGTCGTTTCGGCATGACCGACGAACAGTTAGAGGCCCAGGGTGCTTAA
- a CDS encoding phosphatidate cytidylyltransferase, with translation MLKQRVITAVWLAPVVLVGLFGLQGESYALFTAFVMLLGAWEWTNLAGVTQPFKRAVLVACCAALMLVMWISGITHAEWPLWLAAAGWLLNLVWVTRYPNLAAQWHSTPGRLLMGLWVLLPCWVGFNILRETGAVWLLFVLLLVWSADIGAYFAGRRWGKRKLAPRVSPGKSWEGVVGGMVATALLAIGFAVGLSLGLAEGAALVVITLLVTLISVLGDLLESMLKRYRDVKDSSQLLPGHGGVLDRIDSLTAAIPLFALLYLQVLGL, from the coding sequence GTGCTTAAGCAACGAGTGATCACCGCGGTCTGGCTAGCGCCTGTGGTGCTGGTCGGCCTGTTCGGTCTGCAGGGTGAAAGCTATGCCCTGTTCACGGCCTTCGTCATGTTGCTGGGTGCATGGGAGTGGACCAATCTGGCGGGTGTGACTCAGCCGTTTAAGCGTGCCGTGCTGGTCGCGTGTTGTGCTGCCTTGATGCTGGTGATGTGGATCAGTGGCATCACCCATGCCGAATGGCCGCTGTGGCTTGCCGCGGCGGGCTGGTTGCTCAATCTGGTATGGGTCACCCGTTACCCGAATCTGGCCGCCCAGTGGCATTCCACGCCAGGCCGTCTATTGATGGGGCTGTGGGTGCTGCTGCCGTGCTGGGTAGGGTTCAACATTCTGCGCGAGACCGGGGCCGTGTGGCTGTTGTTCGTACTGCTGCTCGTTTGGTCGGCGGATATCGGCGCCTACTTTGCAGGGCGCCGCTGGGGTAAGCGCAAACTGGCACCCCGGGTCAGCCCCGGTAAATCCTGGGAAGGTGTGGTGGGTGGTATGGTGGCCACAGCTCTCTTGGCGATCGGGTTTGCAGTAGGACTATCGCTGGGATTAGCCGAAGGGGCAGCCCTGGTGGTGATTACGCTGCTGGTCACGCTGATCTCGGTGTTGGGCGATTTATTGGAAAGCATGCTCAAACGCTACCGCGACGTGAAAGATTCTAGTCAGTTGCTGCCGGGACACGGCGGCGTGCTGGACCGCATTGACAGCTTGACGGCGGCGATTCCGCTGTTTGCGCTGCTCTACCTACAGGTGCTGGGCCTATGA
- the ispC gene encoding 1-deoxy-D-xylulose-5-phosphate reductoisomerase, giving the protein MTSITIQRVTVLGSTGSIGTSTLDVIARHPDRYQVHALTAHTSKETLLSQCLRFCPAVAVLHSDADAHWLRAELRRASQPTEVMVGPQALCDVARDASVDVVMAAIVGAAGLLPSLAAAEAGKRVLLANKEALVMSGALFMQAVARSGATLLPIDSEHNAIFQCLPPEHRGGLSRHGVSQLLLTASGGPFRTWSEAAIAQVTPEQACAHPNWSMGRKISVDSATLMNKGLELIEACWLFDARPDQIQVVVHPQSVIHSMAAYQDGSVIAQLGNPDMRTPIAYGLAWPERIDAGVEALDLFQVARLDFETADEVRFPCLSLAREAMRSGGLAPVVLNAANEVAVEAFLNHRLGFLGIGQLVEEALSSTIDGPADCLESILWADQRARQRAAGWLERWSA; this is encoded by the coding sequence ATGACCTCGATAACCATACAGCGTGTAACGGTGCTGGGCTCCACCGGCTCAATCGGTACCAGCACGCTTGATGTCATCGCCCGTCATCCCGATCGCTACCAAGTGCATGCGTTAACCGCGCATACCTCAAAAGAGACGCTGCTCAGCCAATGCCTCCGCTTTTGCCCTGCCGTTGCGGTCCTCCACAGCGATGCTGATGCGCATTGGCTGCGCGCTGAGTTGCGCCGGGCAAGCCAGCCCACCGAAGTCATGGTGGGGCCGCAAGCGCTGTGCGATGTAGCCCGTGATGCTAGTGTCGATGTTGTCATGGCAGCGATTGTTGGCGCGGCAGGGTTGCTGCCCTCGCTCGCGGCGGCAGAAGCGGGCAAGCGTGTCTTGCTGGCCAATAAAGAGGCACTGGTGATGAGCGGCGCACTCTTCATGCAAGCGGTCGCTCGCTCCGGCGCTACGCTATTACCCATTGATTCCGAACATAATGCGATCTTTCAGTGTCTACCTCCGGAGCATCGGGGAGGGCTTTCGCGCCACGGTGTCTCGCAATTGCTGCTGACGGCCTCCGGTGGACCTTTTAGAACCTGGAGTGAGGCGGCCATTGCCCAGGTCACGCCCGAGCAGGCCTGCGCGCATCCCAACTGGTCGATGGGGCGTAAAATCTCGGTGGATAGCGCCACCTTGATGAATAAAGGGCTGGAGCTGATTGAAGCCTGCTGGCTATTTGATGCTCGCCCCGACCAGATCCAGGTTGTCGTGCATCCGCAAAGTGTCATTCACTCGATGGCGGCTTATCAGGACGGCTCCGTGATTGCGCAGCTGGGCAATCCCGATATGCGTACGCCCATCGCTTATGGGCTGGCATGGCCCGAAAGGATCGATGCGGGCGTTGAGGCACTGGATCTGTTTCAGGTAGCGCGGCTCGATTTTGAAACCGCGGATGAAGTGCGCTTTCCGTGCCTGTCCCTGGCCCGCGAGGCGATGCGCAGTGGTGGTTTGGCGCCTGTCGTGCTTAACGCCGCCAATGAAGTGGCTGTCGAGGCCTTTTTGAATCACCGGTTGGGGTTTTTAGGCATCGGTCAACTGGTCGAAGAGGCGCTGTCCTCGACTATCGATGGGCCTGCCGATTGCCTTGAGAGTATTTTATGGGCCGATCAACGCGCGCGTCAGCGTGCTGCCGGATGGCTGGAACGTTGGTCCGCTTAG
- the rseP gene encoding sigma E protease regulator RseP, producing MGLIQNILAVIVVLGLLVTFHEFGHFWVARRCGVKVLRFSVGFGKPLWSRVDRHGTEFAIAAIPLGGYVKMLDEREAPVPDDQLDQAFNRKSVWQRIAVVAAGPIANFLLAIVAYWALFVAGTTAVAPMVGETVPDSPAAEAGLAHGDEITAIQGEAVSNWEAINLKLVSMIGFSGELTIEARPEGESNAAVYQLPLRDYMTRQDPPQPLETLGLTPWQPDVPALLGQVIEGEAAAEAGLQVGDRIIAVDEQPIEDWMAFVNVIRGSPDEALTVEFERDGERQTTTLTPGRNNLETGVEIGYIGAGAEPVEWPEEYQREIRYGPVEAVGQSLSRTADMTLLTVDAIRKMLVGLISPSNLSGPVTIAQISGDSARAGLEAFVGFLAYLSISLGVLNLLPIPVLDGGHLLYYFLEIVRGRPVSEQTQAIGLRIGLAMVGTLMLMALYFDLMRLW from the coding sequence GTGGGCCTGATACAAAACATTTTAGCGGTGATCGTGGTACTGGGGCTGCTGGTTACCTTCCACGAATTTGGCCACTTTTGGGTGGCACGTCGCTGTGGGGTCAAAGTACTGCGCTTTTCGGTCGGGTTTGGCAAGCCGCTGTGGTCGCGGGTTGACCGCCACGGTACCGAGTTTGCGATTGCCGCCATCCCGCTTGGCGGGTACGTCAAGATGCTCGATGAACGCGAGGCACCGGTACCTGACGATCAGCTTGATCAGGCGTTTAACCGTAAAAGTGTCTGGCAACGAATAGCAGTGGTGGCGGCGGGGCCGATCGCCAACTTTCTGCTGGCGATTGTCGCCTACTGGGCGCTGTTTGTAGCGGGCACAACGGCCGTTGCACCGATGGTCGGGGAAACAGTGCCGGACTCCCCTGCCGCCGAAGCGGGGCTGGCCCACGGTGACGAGATCACTGCGATTCAGGGTGAAGCCGTCAGCAACTGGGAAGCGATCAATCTGAAGCTGGTGTCGATGATCGGTTTCAGTGGAGAGCTTACCATTGAAGCTCGCCCTGAGGGTGAGAGCAATGCGGCGGTTTACCAACTTCCGCTACGCGATTACATGACCCGTCAGGATCCGCCGCAGCCACTGGAAACATTGGGCTTGACCCCCTGGCAGCCGGATGTCCCAGCCCTGCTTGGCCAGGTGATTGAGGGCGAAGCGGCCGCCGAGGCGGGTTTACAGGTGGGTGACCGCATTATCGCGGTAGATGAACAGCCTATCGAGGACTGGATGGCGTTCGTTAACGTGATCCGTGGTAGCCCTGATGAAGCCTTGACGGTTGAATTTGAGCGAGACGGCGAACGACAAACCACTACCCTGACCCCCGGTCGCAACAACCTGGAGACAGGCGTTGAAATTGGGTACATTGGGGCGGGTGCCGAGCCTGTCGAATGGCCAGAAGAGTATCAGCGTGAAATCCGCTATGGCCCAGTGGAAGCTGTGGGGCAGTCATTGTCGCGCACGGCAGACATGACATTGTTGACCGTTGACGCCATTCGCAAGATGCTGGTGGGGCTGATATCGCCGTCCAACCTGTCTGGTCCTGTGACGATTGCCCAGATTTCAGGGGATTCCGCACGGGCGGGGCTGGAGGCATTTGTCGGCTTTCTAGCTTATCTTTCCATCAGCCTCGGGGTATTGAATTTGCTGCCGATCCCCGTGCTTGATGGAGGGCATCTGCTTTATTATTTTCTGGAGATCGTGCGCGGGCGGCCGGTCTCCGAGCAAACCCAAGCCATCGGCTTACGTATCGGGCTTGCCATGGTTGGTACCCTGATGCTGATGGCCCTGTATTTTGATCTGATGCGCCTCTGGTAA
- the bamA gene encoding outer membrane protein assembly factor BamA has protein sequence MKIKTFGMAVLLLAGASGAQAQSFDVSDIRVEGLQRVSAASVFNAFPVSANDQVSESELADAARQLFETGLFEDVSLAREGDVLVIQVVERPTISQLNINGNEQISEDDLRRGLTEAGLAEGEVLQLSTLEEMERELEGVYQSQGRYSAGIETDVEEIDEGRVRVNIDINEGEVAKIRQINIVGNEAFDDETLLGIFELEDRPGFWFGWFSSDEYSREALGGDIERLRSYYLDRGYVNFDVTSTQVSIGADKSEIFITLNVDEGQQYRVGDVRFRGDLEIGEQEARDLLTIERGEIFSRQDLNASTEALRQRLGAEGFAFADVQGVPEVASDGETVDLVINVDPGQRAYVRRIEFIGNTTTDDEVLRREMIQMEGAPASTESITQSRQRLERLGFFSQVEVDTERVPGEPDKLDVTYNVEEQPSGSVSASVGFSQSAGVIYGASLAQNNFLGTGNRVNIGAQRSDTFTSVNFGFTDPYWTLDGISRGYNVFYRETDYEDSDISTYSTDAYGAGINFGYPVSELSRLNFGASAEDLTVKTYFDTASEIRRYVEDEGENAQTLKLNANWTRNNLNRGIMPTAGNYQRIAIETGAPGSDTQYYKASARAQQLFALSDAWSLKFTGDLGYADTVGDDPYPFYENFYAGGLGSVRGFTSNTLGQRTTPAREGGRDRTLGGNVLVEGSAEVIFPVPFVEDQNSFQASLFLDAGNTFLSSCYDVLEEDASRQRCNSGVDLGDLRYSAGVGLSWLTPVGPLTFAVAEPLNEESGDDTQFFQFSLGQSF, from the coding sequence ATGAAAATCAAGACCTTTGGAATGGCGGTACTCTTGCTGGCGGGTGCCAGCGGTGCCCAAGCACAATCCTTTGATGTTTCGGACATTCGTGTGGAAGGACTGCAGCGGGTTTCCGCCGCCTCGGTCTTTAATGCGTTTCCTGTCAGTGCCAATGACCAGGTGAGCGAAAGCGAACTGGCAGATGCGGCGCGGCAACTTTTCGAAACCGGGTTGTTTGAAGACGTATCCCTCGCCCGGGAAGGCGACGTGCTCGTGATTCAGGTTGTCGAGCGGCCCACTATTTCCCAGTTGAACATCAACGGTAACGAGCAAATCTCGGAAGATGATCTGCGGCGTGGGCTGACGGAAGCAGGCCTGGCTGAAGGCGAGGTGCTTCAACTCTCGACGCTCGAGGAAATGGAGCGTGAGCTGGAAGGCGTTTACCAATCCCAGGGCCGTTACAGTGCAGGTATCGAAACGGACGTCGAAGAAATCGATGAAGGGCGCGTGCGCGTTAATATCGATATCAACGAAGGCGAGGTCGCCAAGATCCGCCAGATAAACATCGTCGGCAACGAGGCTTTCGACGATGAAACGCTGCTGGGTATTTTCGAGCTCGAAGACCGCCCGGGCTTTTGGTTTGGCTGGTTCTCAAGCGATGAGTATTCCCGTGAAGCACTAGGTGGGGATATTGAGCGCTTGCGGTCTTATTATCTGGATCGCGGCTATGTCAACTTCGACGTGACCTCTACACAAGTATCGATCGGCGCCGACAAGTCAGAGATATTCATAACGCTCAATGTGGACGAAGGTCAGCAGTATCGCGTCGGCGATGTGCGTTTCAGGGGTGACCTGGAAATTGGCGAGCAGGAAGCCCGGGATCTACTCACTATTGAGCGCGGTGAGATCTTCTCACGTCAGGACCTCAACGCTTCGACCGAGGCGCTACGTCAACGCCTCGGTGCAGAAGGCTTTGCCTTTGCTGATGTCCAGGGCGTGCCTGAGGTGGCCAGCGACGGTGAGACGGTCGATCTGGTGATTAACGTCGATCCGGGGCAGCGTGCCTATGTACGACGTATCGAGTTTATCGGCAACACGACCACTGATGACGAAGTGTTGCGCCGCGAAATGATCCAGATGGAAGGCGCACCTGCTTCCACAGAGTCGATTACCCAGTCACGTCAACGCCTCGAGCGATTAGGCTTTTTCAGTCAGGTCGAAGTCGATACCGAGCGGGTCCCAGGCGAGCCCGACAAGCTGGACGTTACCTATAACGTTGAAGAACAGCCATCGGGCTCTGTTTCAGCAAGCGTTGGTTTCTCGCAAAGTGCGGGGGTGATCTATGGGGCGTCACTGGCGCAGAATAATTTTCTGGGCACCGGTAACCGCGTCAATATTGGCGCTCAGCGCAGTGACACTTTTACCAGCGTCAACTTCGGTTTTACCGACCCCTACTGGACACTTGACGGCATTTCGCGGGGCTACAACGTCTTCTACCGCGAAACCGACTACGAAGACTCCGATATTTCGACCTACTCCACAGACGCGTATGGTGCCGGCATTAACTTCGGCTACCCGGTCAGTGAACTATCGCGGTTGAACTTTGGCGCCAGCGCCGAAGACTTAACGGTAAAAACCTACTTTGATACCGCCTCCGAAATTCGTCGTTATGTTGAAGATGAGGGAGAAAATGCGCAAACCCTCAAGCTGAACGCCAACTGGACGCGCAATAATCTCAATCGTGGCATCATGCCCACGGCGGGTAACTACCAGCGTATCGCCATTGAAACCGGTGCGCCTGGCAGCGACACGCAATACTACAAAGCCAGCGCCCGAGCGCAGCAATTGTTTGCGCTCAGCGATGCGTGGTCACTGAAATTTACCGGTGATCTCGGCTATGCCGATACGGTGGGAGATGACCCTTATCCGTTCTACGAGAACTTTTACGCCGGGGGCCTAGGGTCCGTGCGCGGGTTTACCTCCAACACCCTTGGGCAGCGGACTACGCCGGCGCGCGAAGGTGGGCGAGACCGCACCCTGGGGGGTAACGTACTCGTCGAAGGTAGCGCCGAAGTCATTTTCCCGGTTCCGTTTGTTGAAGATCAGAACTCTTTCCAGGCATCGCTGTTCTTAGATGCAGGTAATACGTTCCTGTCATCCTGCTATGACGTGCTCGAGGAAGACGCCAGCCGCCAACGCTGCAATTCTGGCGTTGATCTTGGCGATTTACGCTATAGCGCCGGGGTTGGGTTGTCCTGGCTGACGCCGGTAGGTCCGTTGACCTTTGCTGTGGCTGAGCCCCTCAATGAAGAGAGTGGCGATGACACCCAGTTCTTCCAGTTCTCGTTAGGCCAGTCATTCTAA
- a CDS encoding OmpH family outer membrane protein has product MLKLTRVVCLLGAMVLSAQAQADEVAVLDWRAALMNSDSAQSSISRLESEIGDQQREAESLGSELQGLQERLQNEGETMSEAQRESLIAELQEKGRRFEQLRQQIGQAQQRSEQQFLEGAEPKLEQAVEQVIDRHGIEVLVEPQGVLHSSRDLPNVTDEVTQIFNSLN; this is encoded by the coding sequence ATGCTTAAGCTCACTAGGGTTGTTTGTCTATTGGGTGCCATGGTGTTATCAGCGCAGGCTCAGGCGGACGAAGTGGCTGTTCTTGACTGGCGTGCGGCATTGATGAATAGCGATTCCGCTCAATCATCGATCAGCCGACTAGAAAGCGAAATTGGTGATCAGCAGCGCGAAGCTGAAAGTCTTGGCAGCGAATTGCAGGGCTTGCAGGAGCGCTTGCAGAACGAGGGCGAGACGATGTCCGAGGCACAGCGCGAGTCGCTGATTGCTGAACTGCAAGAAAAAGGTCGTCGCTTTGAGCAGTTACGCCAACAAATTGGTCAGGCGCAACAACGCTCAGAGCAACAATTCCTTGAGGGCGCCGAACCCAAACTGGAACAGGCGGTTGAACAAGTGATTGACCGACACGGTATTGAAGTCTTGGTTGAGCCCCAAGGCGTGCTGCATTCATCCAGAGACTTACCCAACGTGACGGATGAAGTGACGCAGATTTTTAACTCGCTCAACTAA
- the lpxD gene encoding UDP-3-O-(3-hydroxymyristoyl)glucosamine N-acyltransferase, translated as MTHASHDLTLADIARHLNVAFEGDGSQPIRGLATLKDARADQVAFLANRAYLKDLAVTQAAAVLLHPEHGKSCPVPRLEIDNPYLGYATLSQLFDPLPARDMPGIHPSAVVAESASLGDGVSVQANAVIEEGVVLGDDVVIGAGSMVGADSIIGEGTRLHANVTVCHGVVIGKRVILQSGCVIGGDGFGFAHDGGQWHKIAQLGGVELGDDVEVGSCSSIDRGALGNTVIGNDVKIDSQVQIAHNVTVGDHSALAGCVGIAGSTHVGRHCMLGGGVGLSGHLTICDGVQVTGMSLVTNSIHKPGVYSSGTGAMGNAQWRKNAVRFKQLDDIAKRLSRLEKNHRGQS; from the coding sequence ATGACCCACGCTTCTCACGACCTAACGCTTGCGGATATTGCCCGCCATTTGAATGTTGCCTTCGAGGGTGACGGGAGCCAGCCCATCAGGGGATTGGCGACGCTTAAAGACGCCCGGGCAGATCAGGTGGCTTTTTTGGCTAATCGTGCCTACCTGAAAGATCTGGCCGTGACGCAGGCAGCAGCGGTTCTACTCCACCCTGAGCATGGCAAAAGCTGCCCGGTCCCGCGCCTGGAAATCGATAACCCTTATTTGGGTTATGCCACACTCTCCCAGCTTTTTGACCCGTTACCTGCCCGGGATATGCCGGGAATCCACCCAAGTGCGGTTGTCGCTGAAAGCGCTTCGCTTGGGGATGGCGTTAGTGTGCAGGCCAATGCGGTCATTGAGGAAGGTGTGGTGCTGGGTGACGACGTGGTCATTGGCGCAGGCAGTATGGTGGGCGCCGACAGTATTATCGGTGAGGGAACGCGTTTACACGCCAACGTCACCGTGTGTCATGGCGTCGTGATAGGCAAACGGGTCATCCTGCAGAGCGGCTGTGTGATCGGCGGGGATGGGTTTGGCTTTGCCCACGATGGCGGCCAATGGCACAAAATTGCTCAATTAGGCGGTGTGGAGCTCGGCGATGACGTCGAGGTCGGCAGTTGCTCGAGCATCGACCGGGGCGCGCTGGGTAATACCGTGATCGGTAACGATGTGAAGATCGACAGCCAAGTGCAGATTGCCCATAACGTCACGGTCGGTGACCACAGTGCATTAGCCGGCTGCGTGGGTATTGCCGGCTCCACTCATGTGGGGCGGCACTGCATGCTGGGTGGAGGCGTTGGCCTTTCAGGCCACCTGACGATTTGTGATGGTGTCCAGGTGACCGGAATGAGCCTGGTGACTAACTCTATTCACAAACCCGGGGTTTATTCTTCCGGCACCGGGGCCATGGGCAACGCTCAATGGCGAAAAAATGCTGTTCGTTTTAAACAGCTCGATGACATTGCTAAGCGTTTGTCACGCTTGGAAAAAAATCACCGTGGCCAGTCGTGA
- the fabZ gene encoding 3-hydroxyacyl-ACP dehydratase FabZ — translation MVMDINEIREYLPHRYPFLLVDRVTQLTKGESIVAYKNVSINEPFFNGHFPHHPIMPGVLVIEALAQACGILGFKTVNKLPADGYVYYLVGSDKVRFKRPVMPGDQMVLEADVIRGKRGIWKFACRATVDGELACEAEIICAERKVA, via the coding sequence ATGGTTATGGATATTAACGAAATTCGCGAGTACTTGCCGCACCGCTACCCGTTTTTGCTGGTTGATCGGGTAACGCAGCTAACCAAGGGCGAATCCATCGTTGCGTATAAAAACGTCAGCATTAACGAGCCGTTTTTTAATGGCCATTTCCCCCACCATCCCATCATGCCGGGTGTCCTGGTGATTGAAGCGCTGGCTCAGGCCTGCGGTATTCTAGGTTTTAAAACGGTTAATAAACTCCCCGCCGATGGCTATGTGTATTACCTGGTGGGTAGTGATAAAGTACGTTTCAAGCGTCCGGTGATGCCTGGCGACCAGATGGTGCTCGAAGCCGATGTTATCCGCGGCAAGCGGGGCATCTGGAAATTCGCCTGCCGGGCGACGGTCGATGGTGAACTGGCCTGCGAAGCAGAGATTATTTGTGCTGAGAGGAAAGTGGCTTGA
- the lpxA gene encoding acyl-ACP--UDP-N-acetylglucosamine O-acyltransferase, producing MIHPTALVDPAARLADDVEVGPFSVIGPDVTIGAGSVVGPHVVVKGPTTLGERTRIFQFASVGEDCQDKKYAGEPTRLAMGDDNVIREGATLHRGTIQDRGETTIGSRNLIMAYVHVGHDCVIGDDCILANQVTLAGHVTVGNFAILGGLAAIHQFCYFGDHAMAGGGSIITKDTPAYVMINGNPAEARGLNLVGLKRRGFSSEAINALSASYKLVYRQGLTVEQALAEMRRQYPIPEVSHFADSIERSTRGITR from the coding sequence TTGATACATCCTACTGCCCTTGTTGATCCCGCCGCGCGGCTTGCCGACGATGTCGAGGTCGGCCCTTTTAGTGTGATTGGCCCGGATGTCACCATTGGTGCGGGGTCGGTTGTCGGCCCTCATGTGGTGGTCAAGGGGCCGACAACGTTGGGCGAGCGCACGCGCATTTTCCAGTTTGCCTCCGTGGGTGAGGATTGCCAGGATAAAAAGTACGCGGGCGAGCCAACGCGCCTTGCGATGGGTGATGATAACGTCATTCGCGAAGGTGCCACGTTGCACCGCGGCACGATTCAGGACCGTGGTGAAACCACCATCGGGTCGCGCAACTTGATCATGGCGTATGTGCATGTGGGTCACGACTGTGTGATTGGCGATGACTGTATTTTGGCCAATCAGGTAACGTTGGCCGGTCACGTGACGGTCGGCAATTTTGCCATCCTGGGCGGATTGGCGGCGATTCATCAGTTTTGCTATTTCGGCGATCATGCCATGGCAGGCGGTGGCTCGATCATCACCAAGGATACGCCTGCGTACGTGATGATCAACGGCAACCCTGCTGAAGCTCGCGGCCTCAACCTTGTTGGACTGAAGCGCCGTGGTTTCAGTAGCGAAGCCATCAACGCCCTGAGTGCTTCCTATAAATTGGTGTACCGGCAAGGCTTGACGGTGGAGCAGGCACTTGCCGAAATGCGCCGCCAGTATCCCATCCCTGAAGTGTCCCACTTCGCTGATTCCATCGAGCGTTCAACGCGCGGCATTACCCGCTAA